A single region of the Candidatus Effluviviaceae Genus V sp. genome encodes:
- a CDS encoding indolepyruvate oxidoreductase subunit beta, whose product ILSETALAEGLDVKKSEVHGMAQRGGSVVSHVRFGETVHSPVIAPGEADLLVSFEKMEAVRWIHSLAPEGKVIVNDQEIVPSGLETYPKDVDDELRERAPDALMLDALALAREAGHPRAVNVVMLGAFSRFLDFTVEEWQEAIRKRVPPKTVDINLKAFELGRKAVGA is encoded by the coding sequence GATCCTCTCTGAGACCGCCCTTGCCGAGGGGCTCGACGTCAAGAAGAGCGAGGTCCACGGGATGGCCCAGCGGGGAGGCTCGGTCGTCAGCCACGTCCGCTTCGGCGAGACCGTCCACTCCCCCGTCATAGCCCCCGGCGAGGCCGACCTTCTCGTCTCGTTCGAGAAGATGGAGGCCGTCCGCTGGATCCACTCCCTGGCGCCGGAGGGCAAGGTCATCGTCAACGACCAGGAGATCGTCCCCAGCGGGCTCGAGACCTACCCGAAGGACGTGGACGACGAACTCAGGGAGCGCGCCCCCGACGCTCTGATGCTCGACGCGCTCGCCCTCGCACGGGAGGCGGGCCACCCCCGGGCCGTGAACGTCGTCATGCTCGGCGCCTTCTCGAGGTTCCTCGATTTCACCGTCGAGGAGTGGCAGGAGGCCATCCGGAAGCGCGTGCCCCCGAAGACCGTCGACATCAATCTCAAGGCCTTCGAACTCGGACGCAAGGCCGTCGGGGCCTGA